The Erinaceus europaeus chromosome 17, mEriEur2.1, whole genome shotgun sequence nucleotide sequence CTCAGACGACGGTTCAGAAACTCCGCGACTGGTCCAGTCTCCAGAGACACAGGGGCCCCTGGAGTGGGGGCGCGCCAGGGCCGGGGTCTGGGGGCTGCAGGCTGGTCAAGCCTCCACCACACACCCCCGTATCAGGGGAGAAACCAGCCACCGACTTTCTGAAAGGGGGAGCGAGAACTCACCGACACCCCCCACCGCCATTCGGGGCTGCCCCTGATAATGgaatctcctcccttcctccctcatctCAATCCGCTAACAAAAACAACCCGAGCTTTATCAATAGCTTTTCATGTCCATTTACTGAAAATGATGCGGGGTGGAAAGAGAAGCCTCTGCCATCAGTATTCTCCCGATGGTCTTGGCCTGCAGTTGTGTTTAGTTTGAAAGTGTAAATCTCTTTTGTCCCAGTAATATATGGCTTTCGCTGCTTGTCCTCAGTCTTTTTTCTGTTAGTTCATTACTACACAATTACCATTCACGCTTCATTAgcgtctctgtttctcttgcgtctttttccccttccttaaAGCCAAactctccccctttccccatGCCAATACCCACTGGGAAGCGGTAAATGTGCTAATTAGCTGCCACTTTTCATGTATTCCGGTCCAATTCTTTGCGtttagtgggggaggggaggaaagattaAGATAAAGAGATAAATACTGATCGGCCTCTCCccccgtaaaaaaaaaaaaaaaaaaatcccgaaGCGGATTTTCTGCAGTCAGATGAGTAAAGAGTCCGGCTTGTAGCTGCAAAGGCCAGAGCCGGCGAGGCGGTCCAGCTCAGGCAGAAACCCACGGCCTCAACTGCACGTGTTTCGTTTCTTTTTCGTATGTCGTGAAGAGCTGTATTTGGAATGAGGCAGCTGCAGTCAGTTCAGATGGTCCCAAGGacgtgctttttttaaaaaaaaatttttatgatGATGACTATTAcgactttccagagccctgctcagctctggctgatggtggtgcaggagactgaacccgggacttgggagcctcaggcgtgagagtctctttgcagagccattaagccatctcctcctcccttttttatATAAACGCTGTTTTTCCCGGTTGCTGTCTTAGTCGGTCTGCTACCCTGAAACCTGAGTGAACAAGCCGGTCCCCTGCGCGGTAGAAAGGGGAGTCACTGGGCGGAGAGCGCCTGCACTCCCCCAGCTGTGAGGGTTCAAGGCCTGTTCTCCGGGGAGAGGGAGGCCTGGCACCTGGGGGGCTCGGCGGAGGGGGGCTCGGCGGAGGGGGGCTCGGCGGAGGGGGGTTCGGCGGAGGCTGAGGGGGTTTCAGCGGAGGGGATTTCGGCTGAGGGGGGCTCGGCTGAGGGGGGTTCGGCTGAGGGGGCTCGGCTGAGGGGGCGGCtgagggccgggccgggccgggcccctCTCACGCGCAGCCTCCCGCCCGCAGCGTCCTCCAGCGCGGTGCCCATCCCCGGTACCTTCTCCTGGCCGCTGGCCGCCCGCGGCAAGCCCCGCAGAGGCATGCTGCGCAGGGCCGTGTTCTCCGACGTGCAGCGCAAAGCGCTGGAGAAGATGTTCCAGAAGCAGAAGTACATCAGCAAGCCCGACCGCAAGAAGCTGGCGGCCAAGCTGGGCTTGAAAGACTCGCAGGTGAGCGCGCTCCGCGGCAACTCAGCCCCCGAATCAGGCCGTCCAGACACAGCGGCCTCACGCGGCCCCCCAAGCTCGCATACCTCGCGCGGTGAGCTCTACGCACGCGAGCCCACGCGATGCTCCACAGGCCCCGCCCACTACCCCACCGCCCCCGCTCTACGCACGCGAGCCCACGCGGCGCCCCACAGGCCCCGCCCACTACCCCACCGCCCCCGCTCTACGCACGCAGGCCCACGCGATGCTCCACAGGCCCCGCCCACTACCCCACCGCCCCCGCTCTACGCACGCGAGCCCACGCGGCGCCCCACAGGCCCCGCCCATAACCTCACCGCCCCAGCTCTACGCACACCGGCCCACGCGGCACTCCCAGGCTCCGCCCACAGCCCCACCGCCCCCGCTCTACGCACGCAAGCCCACGCGATGCTCCACAGGCCCCGCCCACAGCCCCACCGCCCCAGCTCTACGCACGCGAGCCCACGCTATGCTCCACAGGCCTCGCCCACAATCCCTACCGGCCCCGCTCTACGCACGCGAGCCCACGTGGCGCTCCCAGGCTCCGCCCACAGCCCCACCGCCCCCGCTCTATACTCACCAGCCCACGCGGCActccccaggccccgcccacaaCCCCACTGCCCGTGCTCTACGCAAGCGGCACGCCAGTCCACGCAGCTCCACGGCATCCCAAGGCCCCGCCCACGCAGCGGGACCGGTCTGCGCTGCCTCCCGGGAGGGTAGCCCCTGCCTGTGGGTCCGCCGCTCTCCGTCTCCTCGCTGCCCCGGCGCTCGGCGCTCGTCACTGGGGTGCTCCGTCACTCAGGGCCCCTGTCACTCAGGGTCTCCCGCCCCCCTGCCCGCAGGTGAAGATCTGGTTCCAGAACCGGCGCATGAAGTGGCGCAACTCCAAGGAGCGCGAGCTGCTGTCCAGCGGTGGCTGCCGCGAGCAGACCCTCCCCACGAAGCTCAACCCGCACCCCGACCTCAGCGACGTGGGGCCCAAGGGCGCCGGGGACCAGGCCGAGGCCCAGGACCCGCCCGCGCTGCGCCTTAGCCCCGGGGAAGCCTCGGACTCCGAGGACTCCGGGGACGGCGGGGACATCAGCGTCATCTAGACGCCGCGAGGCGGGTGGGGCGGCGCGGCCTGGGGGACCGGGGCAGTGCCGGCGACCCCCCGTGCTGCCCCCACCTGCACCCGGCGACCCCCCGTGCTGCCCCCACCTGCACCCGGCGACCACCCCCGTGCTGCCCCCACCTGCACCCGGCGACCCCTCCCTGTGCTGCCCTCACCTGCACCGGGCGACCACCCGTGCTGCCCTCACCTGCACCCGGCGACCCCTCCCTGTGCTGCCCCCACCTGCACCCGGCGACCCCCCTGTGCTGCCCCCACAGACCCCCCGTGCTGCCCCCACCTGCACCCGGCGACCACCCCCGTGCTGCCCCCACCTGCACCCGGCGACCCCTCCCTGTGCTGCCCTCACCTGCACCCAGCGACCCCCCCCCGTGCTGCCCCCACCTGTACCCGGCGACCACCCGTGCTGCCCCCATCTGCACCCGGCGACTACCCCCGTGCTGCCCCCACCTGCACCCGGCGACCCCTCCCTGTGCTGCCCTCACCTGCACCGGGCGACCCCCCCCCCGTGCTGCCCTCACCTGCACCCAGCGACCCCCCCCCGTGCTGCCCCCACCTGCACCCAGCGACCCCTCCCCCGTGCTGCCCTCACCTGCACCCGGCGACCCCCCCGTGCTGCCCCCACCTGCACCCAGCAACCCCTCCCTGTGCTGCCCCCACGTGCACCCGGCGACCCCCCCGTGCTGCCCCCACCTGCACCCGGCGACCCCCCCCGTgctgccccccacctccacccggCGACCCCCCCCGTGCTGCCCCCACCTGCACCCAGCAACCCCTCCCTGTGCTGCCCCCACCTGCACCCGGCAACCCCCCCCCCGTactgctccccccacctgcaataGCACTACAAAGCTgtcacaagagaaaaaaaaaatctgtgcctTCTGGTTTAAGGCAAGATGTAAATATTAAGTGTTCTGTCATAATCCAAAATGCTCTCTGGAGGTGGTGTAATACCCTCCAAGTGGGGGAAGAGCCAGTCTCTATGTCTTTAATCCTTTTCTTTACTATTTCTGCATCCATAGTACATGCAACAAGCACTCTACCTTGGCCCCTCTGCTCCTGGGGCAGTTCCACCTAGGCGCAAAGCTCCTGAGCCCTGGGAGTAGTGTAAAGtctcttttgatttttgtttgtttttactgaacTTCGCTGTCTTTGCATAGCTTTTATGAACTGTATACATTATTTTGTACATATGTGTTGTACGGATATTTTATGCCAAGGTTATTGTGAATGACTATAAGGACTGACTAGATTTCCCTCTCTTTGAAATGGTTTTTAAACACTAAAAGGTAGCTGTTTAATTGCATAATTTATAAAGAAATacctattttgtattttttaccgTGTAcagattttatatatgtatatatgtattaaatgaacaaatgccaaataaaaataaaaagtattgatAGAATGACTACAATGGTCAAGTGATATCAATTCACAGAATTGTTAAAATGCAGGGGGGAAAAGCCATTCTTgtccaaatgctttttttttttttttttacaaaaggtaAAGtgatataatggttatgtaaaaaaattttcatctggggagtcgggctgtagcgcagggggttaagcgcaggtggcgcaaagcacaaggaccggcataaggatcctggttcaaaccccggctccccacctgcaggggggtcacttcacaggcggtgaagcaggtctgcaggtgtctatctttctctccccctctgtcttcccctcctctctccgtttctctctgtcctatccaacaacgataacaacaacaataataactacaacaataaaacaacaaaggcaacaaaagggaataaataaataaaataaaataaataaaaaataaaaaataaattttcatctgaagctccaaggtgccaggctcaatccccagtaagaccatagcagtgctctggtatctttctatgtattcatctatctatttacctacctatctatccctctttatctcattaaaatgaagtattttttaaaaagtaagctgATGTTGGGAGCCAAGCCATGGCATACCAGgctaaagtacacacattacaatgctcaaacctctggcccccaccctcgggggaatcttcatgaatgatgaaacaaggctgcaagtgtcctctccctttctgtttccgtCTTCTTTCtgcaatttttttgttatttatcttAAACAAAAGAATGCAGAAACAAACCCTATTAAATGCAACTTGATATGCCAAAGAAGTTCctgtaatagaaaaaaatacattagatttaaaaaattaaggcaaTTTAAATAAAGCAATGACTTAGTTAATAATGATATATCCTCACTGACTTATTAATTGTGTTAAACACGCATAGTACGGCAAGGCTTTAACATCAAGAAGATGAATGTTGAGTATATATGGGAATTCTGCACTGTTGCTAGTTTTTCTATAAATCTAAAGTAATCTCcaaattaaaacaatttaaaaattctaAGTGTATTTCCACAGATGTACTACTAACTAGGTAACACATCCACATCCTTTATAGTTTAAATGGTGAAGATATTAGAATAAGTTGCTTATTAAAAGGAACAGCAAAGCTTCAATCCATTCTTTGTTCATCCAAAGCAACAAAAGTATGCACCCTGCCCCTGTGCAAGCTTGGTGGGGTTGAGGATTCTGTTATTTTATCCACTCACCCTCCGTCTCCCCTATCCTCCAACAAGGCAATGCCTCCTGGAAGGATTTCTGGCACAAACATCTTGTTTTAGAACCATGTTTATACTGTGATTAAAAGAGGATTATTTCCATCACACAGGCTTCCCAACGGGAAAGTACAGCCCGGCCCCTACACTTTACTAAACTTTTCTGTAAATATCACACCCCAGCAATCACTAACAAATTAAGCAGAGCAGAGCAAGGAGCAGACAGCTGAGTTTTATTTATCTTAGCAAATAGTTTCATTTCAACTCACAGCTGCCATTAGATTCATTCTCATGTCGAGAAGGACTCCTCTGCTGGAATTGAAGTAACACTGAGGTTTGTATTCCAAGAAAACTTTTAAAACTATATAGTAAGAGAGTGAAATTACTGACAATGAAGTTGTTAGTTATTAACAATTTCTTGGACAGGCTAATTACAGAGACTTACTTTAGATACGAATCTTTGAGACTGCAAGTCTTATACAAAATTCCCACATGAGTTTTCCTTGTTTCAAAGTAAATCAGCCTCTTGTATTTGTTGAGAATTTAAAATTTGACCTTATATCATCCCATTTAATTTTCTCTATAAACACAGGTAACTGTGGGACTGTTTCATTCAAATCAGGAGAGACTTCATTGGGAGGAGAGAATAATTAAGTCAAAGAACAAGAGGTGGAAAAGACACAAacctggggggccgggtggtggtacacctggctgagccatgctacaatgcacaaggagccaggttcaagccccaggtccccacctgcagtgggaaagctttgcaagtggtgaagcagggctaaaggtgtctctgtctctctccctctgtatctccctcttccctttcaatttctgactgtccgtacccaataagtaaaaaagataatgatgatgatgatgatgatgatgacataatcctggaggtaatccAGGAGAAAGTATTGTTAGGAACAAGCagacagaaaaacaaatgaatcaaataaatatttcaagaagTAGGGGAGTGCCAATTCTTTCAAAATTCCTAAAAAGCCAATAGAGATAAGGGCGGCaagtactgggagtcgggcggtagcgcacgtggcgcaaagcgcaaggaccggtgaaaggatcccggttcgagcccccagctccccaccggcagaggagtcgcttcacatgcggtgaggcgggtctgcaggtgtctgtctttctctccccctgcgcTCTCccgctctccgtttctctctgtcctatccaacaacgacgacgacaacaataataaccacaacaacaataaaaacaagggcaacaaaagggaaaataaataaatcttaaaaaaaaaagaaaagaaagtacttAGTTCCTTGGAAATTACTGGGGACCAGCAGGACACCAATTTTACATGAGAGATAGACCAGCATGCTGTGAGCCAATGTGAATCATAATTCACAAGGAGATGAACTGAGGAAGAAATGCCTGGAAATAAAGCCAAAGGCACACAACATCTTTCTGTGTGATAGAGAAGGCATTTCTAATCAATGGGAGGAAATATGCAATTCAATAAAGGGTGTTGGGACTGTCAACTCTTcagaattatatttatttttcttatttatttatttatttatttaccagaacatgccttagctctgtcttatggttttgtgggggactgagcctgggactgttttatttatttattattggatagagacagaaattgaagggagagggagagagacgaagagacacctgtagccctgcttcaacacttgtgaagttttcccactgcaggtggggactaggggcttgaacctggttccttgtgcactgtaatgtgagcacttaaccaggtgtgccaccacctggcccctgaacctgggactttggagtctcaggtacgAGAGTCTcttttatgcataaccattatgctatctaccctctgcccttatctttatcttttcaaTCCTGACTTCACACTACATGGAAATTCActccaaaggaaatgaaaattcCAAAACCtaaatgtgaaataaataaaaaactcagaTCACCAGAACAGCGTATGTTGTAAGTATGTAAAATAGATTTTGTAGAGTTTATAGGACACAGACAAGATCCATACTGAATTCTTACAATTCATACAGCTTCCCCTATTACTGTGTCCTTCCGCAgggtccaggggctcaaatccaggtttcTGTGCCGGGGAAGGTATTTCCTGGGTGACCTATGGCCCCTCCCCAACATGGGATCAGAGTTACTCTATCAAATGCACTGCACTGACACATCTACAGAGACTGTTTTCTACTGAGGCTCATCAAGTTTGCCAGTTATGTGCTATTTGACATGTTATTCTTTGGTAAGATTTTTATTTCAtacttattaataatttttttcctgcATATCCTAGAGAGTACACTTTCTGAATGCTTCCTTCCACTGCATCTTCCTACTTTTGTTTTTCTACCTTTAAACTCTTTCAAGCTCCTGAGAGCTGCCTTTCTCATTGCTTATTATCTTTACAGAGTACAGGACTGTCTCACAGTCTGTGTAGGAGACTCAGCAGACAGGCTACCATGGGGACTCtggtaggtggaaaagtgttgcTGGGACGGGAACTGCAGGGGAAAGGTTCCCCCTCCCCATTGTGGGAGCAAGGGAGGCTCATGCTCTAGGAAGAGTCAAACTATACGAAGGACCATGACAGCAGCCTAACACCACTGTTACACAGGAGCATGAATCCATGAAGGCAAAACACTTAACTTACATACAAAACGGGAAAAAAACGGTCGCTGGGGGCAGTGGATTTACAGTACTGGCACCAAcagtagtgataaccctggtggcaaaagaggagagagggaggaggagggagaggggagggagagggagagaaggaaagaaagggaagaggaaagggggaggggggaggctacTACTTTGCAAATGCATCAAAACCAGTAGGATCAAGAACTGCTGTATTTCTTGGGctgtgctgccaccttgtggcagGCTTGACATTGAGTCCACCACCCATCCGCAGTCAGAATCAGGAGCCTGGAGAGGCTCACAAATTGGAAATGTTAGTTTGGAGAGTACAGAGTaggtggaggaggtggtggtgatggaggaggaggagaaaagattcTGCTGGAAGTTGTTAAATAGAACAAGCATAAAGGCCAGCCAAGGCTCTGctagcaaaataagtaagtacCTAGAGCCATTTATGAATTATTCGCTTTTAATCAAATTGAAACAGTTGAAAGCAAGCACAAATAACTGATTACATCATTCCGTCTTAAAGGACATAAGCTCTTTTGGCGGAGGTTTTGGCTAACTGATAGCTGCTAGAATAACACATTTTAAGGGTGGGAGAGACATGATGatacaaaggactttcatgcctgacactccaaagtcccaggttcaagccagagctgagcagtgttctaataTCTCTTTATGTaattttccctctgtatttctcagtACCCCCAGATCTATGAAGACAATATTCTTTAAAACAAATTTGAGACAAAATGCTATGGTGGTACAACAGCAAAAATTAACCACTACGTAGAGTATCAAATAAATGCAtgccaaaacaaaaaacacaaacctgtgcttgcttgcttgcttccttttcttctttctttcttccttcctttatcttttcacaagagcactgctcagttctggctgatggtggtgtggggaattgaacctaggactttggagcctcaggcatgagtctctttgtataatcattatgttgtctacctCTGCCCCACATCTAGTTTTCTCATAACCTTTGAATTTCTTTAACCAACCTGTGCCATTACAAATGTTGTAGTCCTTATTATTCAAATGATAAGAACTTTATTGGTTCGGGCAACAATCACCTGCCATCGCTAATTTTAGACACAATTTGATGGCCTTGaacacaccttttttttaaaaaaaaaagattttgtttattagtgagaaagataggagaaaaagaaccagacatcactctggtatatgttctgctggggattgaactcaggacctcatggttgagagcccaatgctttatccactgcactatccTCTGGaccaccaaacttttttttttgtttgtttgttttttccaaacAGTTTTTAAAACAAGAATTTCTCTTTCCCAAATCTTGGTTTGGTTATGTCTTTGCCAATATTTATTCATATCCATTACAAATTGTATGCAtgaatttatctacttatttatacacatacacataaaacCCCGATAGTCCTGGAAAGGATTCACACCTTCTCTCAGATTTCGAGTTATCCACTACTTCAAAGGCATGGCCAATAACTTATGATATCCATCTGCTGAACTCTGGCAACAGTCTGCTTCCTAACGCAAATCAAAGAGTCATCAGAGGAACAATACCAGGACATTCACAGTTGTGGGGATGTCATGCAACTTTGACAGCACATGAATAGCACATCCCATTCAATTCAGTATTCCAAGTGAGCCTAATTAATTCACTCTTTTCCCATGAGGAGAACAGATATCTGGAGATGGtttcaaatatgaggaaaggGTCACTCGGATAAAGCTGCAGGTAGTTTAAAATCTGTCTATCCAAGGTGTATGTTCTTAACTGTGGGCCTCCTCACTTTGGAAACAGGCACTGCAGTGGTTAGCAAGGCCTTTGGCCTTTTGGCCCAGCCATTGGAAGGGCATGGAGTTACTTGGAGGACAAGTTTCTCTCATTAGCATAGGAACCCTGGCTCTGGAGAGCAGCTTGTGGGGGTGAGGACTGGCAGTCATTTCAAAAAGAAGCATTTAATGGGAGAGGGGTCTCACTTGTGCCATTttaagtgaggagaggagagaaaaggaaggagggagggagggagagatcgaGAGTCTGATGTGGCAGAAATCCTTACCTTGGCTAATCCTGCAGGAAGTCTCGGCTTGAATTTTCAGCAGTCATCCTAGGGAGCAAACAGCATGTAAGCTTATGAGAGGGGTACCTTTATGGTTGGCAGATTGTAGGGATGCAGGGAAAAATCTTCTACATCCCTCTGGGCCTTCTACATCCCTCTGGGCTGGCAAACAATCAAATAAACATCAGACGGATtgacagtagaaaaaaaaacagtttaataATAGCCTGTGTTCCTTCAAATACAAGAAACTTGGTAACAGAGCAATGTTATTCCCATTAACAATGAGTGTTGAGGTGTGATGCCAGCTGCCACATGTGTCCTGGGATACAAATCCCCTGAAGTGTTAGAGACCACACAGctgaatttttctctctccccccaacccccccaccttcGGCATTCAGGATCTTTGAAGTCATTTCCCCATGTGTTTTGATCACTGGTTAAATGGGAGCAAGCATATTTATCTCTCCGGGGTCATACTGCAGCTGACACTGGAGCATCTGGCAATCAGCAGATACTCAGGACATTAAGTATGTCAGTGAGTTTGGTCCCCGACAGCCTTTCCCCACTGACAAAACCTCTCTCATGGCAAGGGCTCAACTGAGGGCATGGACGGATGGATCTCTGGAGTGTGGCCTTGTGCACTAGAAACGGACAGGGTCAAGTTCTGCAGGGAGCACAGTAAGTCAGGACTGACAAGTTTACAAGATCTCCATGTGGCTCCTAAAGTATGGGAGGAACTCCTTTTAACACATCTCACCTGAGCAGCTGTGATTAGGCAAGAGACTCAGGCTGACTGTCAATGACCCGGTGGCAAAGAGGTGCTTGCAAAAGTTCCAGGCTCCCACTGTACCAGCTACCTTTAAACAAGCGTGGCTCAACTCTCGGCATGAAAATGACTCTGGTGTGGGCTTGCTCCAGCACAGAAAAGCCAAACCGCTCATCTGAATAAATAAGCATCAGTTTTATTGAGTCATGAATAATTTAAGACTTGGTACAATCATCAGCTTTATTCTCTATGATGTGAGGGTCTGATCTCCAGCAGATCATTGGCAAATTCAAAAACCTTATGACAAAGGAAAATTAAATAGggagggatggggacagggggaggAGGGTGGAAACATACCGTACACAAAATACTCAATTCCtagttttctctttaaaaatggcTAGAAAAAATTCATCAAAATGCAGCACTTTAATCCATTATTTACAATTTCTATgttacaatgaaaaaaatgtaCATCTTATAGAACATATCTCATAAACTGCTCCACTGAAAACAACTGGGTCAAAATGGCAAACTTTCCTTTTGATATCCACAGACTTGGATTTTCTTTCCATCTGAACAGATTTGCCACAATCAAGTGTGAATATACAGAATCTTGAAGTTTTAGCatcaacaataaaattaaaaaaaaaaagtctcccagatACAACAGAGGTCTAGGCCAGTCTAGGTCCTTGTCCCaccaccctctccctcccacaACCTTAAAGTAAAAGATCTTCCCATCTTGTTTATGGCCTGTAGGATTCTTGGCAGCTTGGAAAGGTAACTTTTGGCTTCCATCAGTAACTCAACACAAATGTTGCATAGAATTTCACACATTTCAAAATGAGCCTAACTGTAGGAAAAggcaaactggaagcattttggACAGAGCCCTAAATGAGTACAAAGCCACTTTGTCAAAGGCGAGTGACACTGAAATAAAACGTGACCAAAATAAGAAATGCGCACTAGACACCCCTGCTTCCCAAAATGTTAGGAAGGGCACTGAGTTGTGACTTGGACAAGGGCGACACTATTTGAAACCACCCTTTACTGGTCAGGCAGCACCAGGAGCAAAGAAAGGTCTTGGTTCTGACCCTGGACCCGGTTAGGAGGGAAGTCtatgagggaggagagaaaagatgggggtggttatgaaggaaggaaagaagggaggaaggaaggaaggaaaaggagagagagagagagagagaaaatgaaacaaTATTGGCAGGTGGCTACTCACTGGGAAAACTGCCCATGAGGAGAAGTCAGTTCACAGTATGAGAGTGTAAGGTCATCCCAGGAGATAGACTGAGAAGGCGGCCCTTCAGGTATACCAGAAGGCTCAGGGTTTGGCCTATGGTCACATGCTAACTATATGGTTCCAACAGTTTatgaaaaacaaaagtagaacaaaACACACTGCTGACATAGCCAGATGCCTAATGAAGGTTTAGCAGAATAGAGTGTGTAATAGAGACTTGTAGGAATTTTTGCCTTTTCCTGTACAAGACAGATCATTGTCCAGTATGGTGTGTAAGCTGGAGACTGATAAGAaccttaaaaaatgtattttttgtatgtttttcctgttttttttctttttttttctcccccaccccccgaagGTCCCACATCCACACAAATGAGTCTTTTGGATGAGAAGTCACAGCAACTTGAGTTCTTTGAATGAGTAAATGACTTTTCTTTAGCCCTGTTTGctctgatggggaaaaaaaaaatggaccccAGGCAGGCACAACACTCATAGATGAACACAGTCCGTACAAAACCAGTAAGGCATCACTTTGGAAAGGTCAGCACCGAAGAGGTCAGGCAAGGCTCATCTGGATGGAGGCGGGGTCAAATTGAGTTGTGTTGGTTCAGCAGAAAGtgcagtgttttttttgtttgtttgtttgtttttgtttttgcaaggTGGATTCACCAACCAATCTGAGGTTGAGGCAGGCACACTTGAAGTGGCCTGGCTCACCCACATGTTAGGGAAGGGGCCCTGGTCCACGTCACAGGACACAGCTGCCCTGGGTCCTAGCGGTAGGAGGCAAGAATGAAGAACTGTGACAATGGACAACTGAAAACCAAAACTCAGCAGGACCATACTAAAGAAGCTCCTgcggttctttctttctttctttctttctttctttctttctttctttctttctttctttctttctttcaccaaagGATTGATTCTCACCAGGGCGGGGTGTGGGTG carries:
- the DBX1 gene encoding homeobox protein DBX1 — encoded protein: MMFPGLLAPSAGYPSLLRPTPTLTLPQSLQSAFAGHSSFLVEDLIRISRPPAYRPAANLSPPRQGPPSALSDAGASDLGSPGSGGRRGGSPQTPVSPTSEPTFLKFGVNAILSSAPRAETSPALLQSVSPKTFPFPYFEGSFQPFIRSYFPASSSAVPIPGTFSWPLAARGKPRRGMLRRAVFSDVQRKALEKMFQKQKYISKPDRKKLAAKLGLKDSQVKIWFQNRRMKWRNSKERELLSSGGCREQTLPTKLNPHPDLSDVGPKGAGDQAEAQDPPALRLSPGEASDSEDSGDGGDISVI